The following coding sequences lie in one Microbacterium sp. XT11 genomic window:
- a CDS encoding ABC transporter permease translates to MTTTPPPAVAEMADARTATLAARAEERRLRRGLSPRTAFLLRRLGRLVISLAVVVIASFLLMYLVPGDPVRAALGQSATPQLVEATRTQLGLDRPMWEQFFRFVGGLFTGDLGTSVRLQRPVADVIAQRFPTTLLLAVLAFVIAVVGALPAGIGAAVLARSGRRRGLSATLSAVLGILIAVPSFLVAVGLIWVFAVQLGWLPVAGWGKPQDAVLPVIALAIGPMAYLVRIVQVEMLAVLGTTYMTTARAKRLPRRLLYLRHALPNIVTASLTVGGLILASLTAATVLIETVFAIPGLGTIMVSSVGAKDYPMVQGVVIVYALIVLGINLVVDVILATIDPRSSITEG, encoded by the coding sequence ATGACGACAACCCCTCCGCCCGCCGTCGCAGAGATGGCAGACGCCCGCACGGCCACGCTGGCGGCGCGGGCGGAGGAGCGCCGTCTGCGCAGGGGGCTCTCCCCGCGCACCGCGTTCCTGCTGCGTCGCCTCGGCCGACTGGTGATCTCGCTCGCCGTCGTGGTGATCGCCTCGTTCCTGCTCATGTACCTCGTGCCGGGTGACCCGGTGCGTGCGGCGCTCGGGCAGAGCGCAACGCCGCAGCTGGTCGAGGCCACGCGCACGCAGCTGGGGCTCGACCGCCCGATGTGGGAGCAGTTCTTCCGCTTCGTCGGCGGGCTGTTCACGGGCGACCTCGGCACCTCGGTGCGGTTGCAGAGGCCGGTGGCCGACGTCATCGCCCAGCGGTTCCCGACGACGCTCCTGCTCGCCGTGCTGGCCTTCGTCATCGCCGTCGTCGGCGCCCTGCCCGCAGGCATCGGTGCGGCGGTCCTCGCCCGCTCCGGTCGGCGGCGCGGTCTGTCGGCCACGCTCTCCGCCGTGCTCGGCATCCTCATCGCCGTTCCCAGCTTCCTCGTCGCCGTCGGCCTCATCTGGGTGTTCGCGGTGCAGCTCGGCTGGCTTCCCGTCGCCGGATGGGGAAAGCCCCAGGACGCCGTGCTGCCGGTCATCGCCCTCGCCATCGGGCCGATGGCGTACCTCGTGCGCATCGTGCAGGTCGAGATGCTGGCCGTTCTCGGCACCACCTACATGACGACGGCGCGGGCCAAGCGGCTGCCGCGGCGCCTGCTGTACCTGCGGCACGCGCTGCCGAACATCGTGACGGCCTCGCTCACCGTCGGCGGCCTGATCCTCGCGAGCCTCACGGCGGCGACCGTGCTCATCGAGACCGTGTTCGCCATCCCCGGCCTCGGTACGATCATGGTCTCGTCGGTCGGAGCGAAGGACTATCCGATGGTGCAGGGCGTCGTCATCGTCTACGCGCTCATCGTCCTCGGCATCAACCTCGTCGTCGACGTCATCCTCGCCACCATCGACCCGCGCTCGTCGATCACGGAGGGCTGA